A region of Toxorhynchites rutilus septentrionalis strain SRP chromosome 1, ASM2978413v1, whole genome shotgun sequence DNA encodes the following proteins:
- the LOC129762284 gene encoding monocarboxylate transporter 12 isoform X2, producing the protein MDTTLLPADGLTYSFGIFYVEFLKYFNEGKGYTAWIASILVGVTLCSGPISSALVNRYGCRAVTIAGSILAAICLAASVFAQNVATLFLTIGFGGGLGLGLIYLPAIVSVTMYFERLRSLATGIAVCGSGLGTFIFAPLTEVLIQKLEWQGAILVISAIVLSCVLFGIMFRPLVADESGACAKSDVPHSNELNTLQEEGSNDDEQTVARSQSFHNSSKIALNSDGHSTSGHSLNRKMNVNEDSTRLALSQPLLTAPPTYDQASTTGGSLMKRAESGTMYRKDALYTGSMHNIASRHPSHGSLATYEKGGYGSVQGQKMHKRKDAVCCGCIPCSQETADTFQEMMNFSILRDPVFIVFIVSNFLTSVGFNVPYVYLAAQASVLNIGTKEASYLLGIIGIANTVGRIILGYLSDKPWVNRLLVYNLSLTTCGLATAFSVLCLDFNSLATYSAIYGFTIGAYVGLTSVILVDLLGLDKLTNAFGLLLLFQGIASFIGPPLAGFLYDITLSFGPGFILAGTTIAISGAMLFTIPPLQRHLGRKRMATATAVTGDIPLQES; encoded by the exons GACCTATTTCGTCCGCCCTGGTCAACAGATATGGCTGTCGAGCGGTCACAATCGCGGGCTCCATCCTGGCCGCTATCTGTCTGGCGGCAAGCGTTTTCGCCCAAAATGTCGCCACGCTCTTCCTAACCATCGGCTTCGGCGGAGGGCTCGGCCTGGGGCTGATCTATTTGCCGGCCATCGTCAGCGTCACGATGTACTTCGAGAGGCTGCGATCGCTAGCCACCGGCATTGCGGTATGCGGTTCCGGGCTGGGAACGTTCATTTTTGCCCCACTGACGGAGGTACTCATCCAGAAGCTTGAGTGGCAGGGAGCGATACTGGTGATCTCGGCCATTGTGCTAAGTTGCGTGCTGTTTGGAATAATGTTCCGGCCGCTGGTGGCGGACGAGAGTGGAGCGTGTGCTAAATCAGATGTGCCACATTCCAATG AATTAAACACCCTACAGGAGGAAGGCAGTAATGACGATGAGCAGACGGTTGCTCGGTCACAAAGCTTCCACAATTCGTCAAAAATTGCACTGAACTCG GATGGACATTCCACCAGCGGTCATAGTCTTAACCGCAAAATGAACGTAAACGAAGACAGCACCCGACTGGCATTGAGTCAACCGCTGCTCACAGCACCACCCACGTACGATCAGGCTAGCACGACAGGAGGATCGTTGATGAAACGGGCGGAAAGTGGAACCATGTACCGCAAGGATGCTCTCTACACCGGATCTATGCATAACATCGCTTCCCGCCATCCATCGCACGGTAGTCTGGCAACGTATGAAAAGGGTGGCTACGGTTCGGTTCAGGGACAGAAAATGCACAAACGAAAGGATGCCGTGTGCTGCGGTTGTATCCCATGCTCACAGGAAACCGCCGACACCTTCCAGGAGATGATGAATTTCTCGATTCTCCGTGATCCGGTCTTCattgtttttattgtttccaATTTCCTAACCAGCGTTGGATTTAATGTGCCATACGTTTATCTGGCCGCGCAGGCCAGCGTGCTGAACATCGGAACCAAAGAGGCGAGCTATCTTCTTGGCATTATCGGAATTGCCAATACGGTAGGCCGTATCATTCTGGGATACCTCTCGGACAAACCGTGGGTGAATCGGCTGCTCGTTTACAACCTTTCGCTCACCACCTGTGGTCTTG CTACTGCCTTCTCCGTTTTGTGCCTCGACTTCAACAGTCTCGCCACGTATTCGGCTATTTACGGTTTCACGATCGGTGCTTACGTCGGCCTCACCTCAGTCATCCTAGTCGATCTACTCGGACTGGATAAGCTTACGAATGCATTCGGGTTGCTGCTACTCTTCCAGGGAATCGCTTCCTTTATCGGGCCGCCATTGGCCG GCTTCCTATATGACATCACGCTCTCTTTCGGACCGGGTTTCATTTTGGCCGGCACAACAATCGCCATCAGTGGGGCCATGCTGTTCACCATTCCTCCACTGCAGCGACACCTCGGGCGGAAGCGAATGGCCACGGCCACCGCCGTCACCGGTGACATTCCGCTGCAGGAAAGTTGA